In Hyphomicrobiaceae bacterium, the following are encoded in one genomic region:
- a CDS encoding cytochrome C produces MFITRAAHFVALICGLAWGFASGALSPCAAAAEDKPSDAQFIKSCGTCHTVVPGAELRQGPNLGNVFGRTAGTLGEYPQFSDALKKAGAGGLVWNEETLDKWISGASDFVPGTNMPYSQPDPEKRKIIIAYLKSLAPSK; encoded by the coding sequence TTGTTCATCACGCGTGCTGCACACTTTGTGGCGCTGATCTGTGGTCTTGCATGGGGCTTTGCGTCAGGGGCTTTGAGCCCGTGCGCGGCAGCCGCCGAAGACAAACCTTCTGATGCACAATTCATAAAAAGTTGCGGAACCTGTCACACCGTCGTGCCCGGCGCCGAGCTGCGCCAAGGCCCGAACCTTGGCAACGTCTTCGGGCGGACCGCTGGAACGCTCGGTGAGTATCCGCAATTTTCAGATGCATTGAAAAAGGCTGGTGCTGGCGGGCTCGTTTGGAATGAAGAGACGCTCGACAAATGGATTTCGGGCGCCTCCGATTTCGTTCCGGGCACCAACATGCCCTACAGCCAGCCCGATCCCGAGAAACGCAAAATCATCATCGCCTACCTGAAGAGCCTTGCGCCGTCCAAGTAG
- the atpD gene encoding F0F1 ATP synthase subunit beta, whose amino-acid sequence MASNVGKIRQVTGAVVDVQFDGELPAILNSLETQNQGQRLVLEVAQHLGEKTVRTIAMDSTEGLVRGQEVKDTGAPISVPVGDETLGRIMNVIGEPIDEAGPIKTSSTRAIHQQAPSFADQSTEAQILVTGIKVVDLLAPYAKGGKIGLFGGAGVGKTVLIMELINNVAKTHGGYSVFAGVGERTREGNDLYHEMIEGGVNKKPVNGSTAGSKAALVFGQMNEPPGARARVALTGLTVAEHFRDQGQDVLFFVDNIFRFTQAGSEVSALLGRIPSAVGYQPTLATDMGALQERITSTQKGSITSVQAIYVPADDLTDPAPATSFAHLDATTVLSRGIAEKGIYPAVDPLDSTSRMLDPRIVGEEHYQVARQVQSILQKYKSLQDIIAILGMDELSEDDKMTVARARKIERFMSQPFDVAQVFTGSPGVQVPLKDTIKAFKGIAAGDYDHLPEPAFYMVGTIEEAIAKAEKLAEAA is encoded by the coding sequence ATGGCTAGCAATGTTGGCAAGATCCGTCAGGTCACGGGCGCCGTCGTCGACGTGCAGTTCGACGGGGAACTCCCGGCAATTCTGAACTCGCTCGAAACGCAGAACCAGGGTCAGCGGCTTGTTCTCGAAGTCGCGCAGCACCTCGGCGAAAAGACGGTTCGCACCATTGCCATGGACTCTACCGAAGGTCTCGTTCGCGGCCAGGAAGTGAAGGACACGGGTGCACCAATCTCCGTTCCGGTCGGCGACGAAACGCTCGGCCGCATCATGAACGTCATCGGCGAGCCGATCGACGAAGCGGGTCCCATCAAGACCTCGAGCACCCGCGCCATCCACCAGCAGGCTCCCTCCTTTGCCGACCAGTCGACGGAAGCGCAGATCCTTGTTACCGGCATCAAGGTGGTCGACCTGCTCGCGCCCTACGCCAAGGGCGGCAAGATCGGCCTGTTCGGCGGCGCCGGCGTCGGCAAGACCGTTCTCATCATGGAATTGATCAACAACGTCGCCAAGACGCACGGCGGCTACTCGGTGTTTGCCGGCGTCGGCGAGCGCACGCGCGAGGGCAACGACCTCTATCACGAAATGATCGAAGGCGGCGTGAACAAGAAGCCCGTCAACGGATCGACAGCCGGCTCCAAGGCCGCCCTCGTGTTCGGCCAGATGAACGAACCGCCGGGCGCCCGCGCCCGCGTAGCGCTGACCGGCCTCACGGTTGCCGAACACTTCCGCGACCAGGGCCAGGACGTGCTGTTCTTCGTCGACAACATTTTCCGCTTCACGCAGGCAGGCTCGGAAGTGTCCGCTCTGCTGGGCCGTATTCCTTCAGCCGTGGGCTACCAGCCGACGCTGGCCACCGATATGGGCGCTCTGCAGGAGCGCATCACCTCTACGCAGAAGGGCTCGATCACCTCGGTCCAGGCCATCTACGTGCCCGCCGACGACTTGACGGACCCCGCGCCTGCCACCTCTTTCGCTCACTTGGACGCAACCACGGTTCTGTCGCGCGGTATCGCTGAAAAGGGCATTTATCCGGCCGTCGATCCTCTCGACTCGACGTCGCGTATGCTCGACCCGCGCATCGTCGGCGAGGAGCACTATCAGGTTGCCCGTCAGGTGCAGTCGATCCTGCAGAAGTACAAGTCGCTGCAGGACATCATCGCCATTTTGGGCATGGACGAATTGTCAGAAGATGACAAGATGACGGTTGCCCGCGCCCGCAAGATCGAGCGCTTCATGTCGCAGCCCTTCGACGTCGCCCAAGTGTTCACGGGTTCACCGGGCGTGCAGGTGCCGCTGAAAGATACCATTAAGGCCTTCAAGGGTATCGCCGCTGGTGACTACGACCACCTGCCCGAGCCGGCCTTCTACATGGTCGGCACCATCGAAGAAGCGATCGCGAAGGCCGAGAAGCTCGCTGAAGCAGCTTAA
- a CDS encoding F0F1 ATP synthase subunit gamma gives MASLKDMRNRIASVKATRKITKAMQMVAAAKLRRAQEAAQAARPYAERMDAVLANLASKVTNKEGASPLLVGNGQDQVHLLIVMTAERGLCGGFNSNIAKLARADAVRLLAQGKTVKIMTVGRKGADNLRRDLSKNIVERKDFQGVKQLNFGHAEGVANKVLDMFEAGEFDVATLYFSEFKSVIAQKPTSLQLIPAKIPETKGDTGGASAVYEYEPSEEELLGYLLKRNVSTQIFRGLLENAASEQGSRMSAMDNATRNAGDMINKLTIKYNRQRQAQITKELIEIISGAEAL, from the coding sequence ATGGCGTCCTTAAAAGACATGAGAAACCGCATCGCCTCGGTTAAGGCGACGCGGAAAATCACCAAGGCGATGCAGATGGTCGCCGCTGCGAAGCTTCGCCGCGCACAGGAAGCGGCCCAGGCCGCGCGTCCCTATGCCGAGCGCATGGATGCGGTTCTCGCGAACCTCGCCTCGAAGGTGACCAACAAGGAAGGTGCCTCCCCGCTCCTCGTCGGCAACGGCCAGGATCAGGTTCACCTTTTGATTGTGATGACGGCCGAACGCGGCCTGTGCGGCGGCTTCAATTCCAACATCGCCAAGCTCGCCCGCGCCGACGCAGTGCGTCTGCTGGCGCAGGGCAAGACGGTCAAGATCATGACCGTCGGCCGTAAGGGCGCGGACAACCTACGCCGCGACCTTTCGAAGAACATCGTCGAACGCAAGGACTTCCAGGGGGTCAAGCAGCTGAACTTCGGGCACGCCGAGGGCGTGGCGAACAAGGTGCTCGACATGTTCGAGGCCGGTGAGTTCGATGTCGCGACGCTGTATTTCTCCGAGTTCAAGTCCGTGATCGCGCAGAAGCCCACGTCGCTGCAGCTCATTCCGGCCAAGATCCCGGAGACCAAAGGCGATACCGGCGGTGCGTCCGCCGTCTACGAATACGAGCCAAGCGAAGAAGAGCTGCTCGGCTACCTGCTGAAGCGCAACGTCTCGACCCAGATCTTCCGTGGTTTGCTCGAGAACGCCGCGTCCGAGCAGGGATCGAGAATGTCGGCAATGGATAACGCCACGCGCAATGCCGGCGACATGATCAATAAGTTGACGATCAAGTACAACCGTCAGCGCCAGGCTCAGATCACCAAAGAGCTCATCGAAATCATTTCGGGCGCCGAAGCGCTCTAA
- the atpA gene encoding F0F1 ATP synthase subunit alpha encodes MDIRAAEISSILKDQIKNFGKEAQVSEIGQVLSVGDGIARVYGLDNVQAGEMVEFPGGIRGMALNLEADNVGVVIFGDDRTIKEGDTVKRTGAIVEVPVGKGLLGRVVDGLGNPIDGKGPIQSDKKMRVDVKAPGILPRKSVHEPMATGLKAIDSLIPIGRGQRELVIGDRQTGKTAVILDTFLNQKPLNVAGAPEEQKLYCVYVAIGQKRSTVAQFVKVLEERGALDYSIVVAATASDPAPMQYLAPFTGCTMGEFFRDNGMHAVIAYDDLSKQAVAYRQMSLLLRRPPGREAYPGDVFYLHSRLLERAAKLGDASGKGSLTALPVIETQANDVSAYIPTNVISITDGQIFLETDLFYQGIRPAVNVGLSVSRVGSSAQTKAMKKVAGKIKGELAQYREMAAFAQFGSDLDAATQRLLNRGARLTELLKQPQFSPLKMEEQVCVIWAGTNGYLDALSIDKVRPFEDALLATLRTQNAGILDDIRSSKDLSDDTAGKLKAVVEQVQKTFL; translated from the coding sequence ATGGACATTCGCGCCGCAGAGATCTCCTCGATCCTCAAGGATCAGATCAAGAATTTCGGCAAGGAGGCGCAGGTCTCTGAAATCGGTCAGGTGCTGTCGGTCGGAGACGGCATCGCTCGCGTCTACGGACTCGACAACGTGCAGGCCGGCGAAATGGTCGAGTTTCCCGGCGGCATCCGCGGCATGGCGCTCAACCTCGAAGCCGACAACGTCGGCGTCGTGATCTTCGGCGACGACCGCACCATCAAGGAAGGCGACACCGTCAAGCGGACCGGCGCCATCGTTGAGGTTCCGGTCGGCAAGGGTCTGCTGGGCCGCGTTGTTGACGGTCTGGGCAATCCCATCGACGGCAAGGGTCCGATCCAGTCGGACAAGAAAATGCGCGTTGACGTTAAGGCGCCCGGCATTCTGCCGCGAAAGTCGGTGCACGAGCCGATGGCGACGGGCCTCAAGGCGATCGACTCGCTCATTCCCATCGGACGCGGCCAGCGCGAACTCGTCATTGGCGACCGTCAGACCGGCAAGACCGCCGTCATCCTTGACACCTTCCTCAACCAGAAGCCGCTCAATGTCGCCGGCGCTCCGGAAGAGCAGAAGCTCTATTGCGTGTACGTCGCTATCGGCCAGAAGCGCTCGACTGTTGCCCAGTTCGTGAAAGTGCTCGAAGAGCGCGGCGCTCTGGACTACTCCATCGTCGTCGCGGCAACGGCTTCCGACCCCGCTCCCATGCAGTACCTCGCGCCGTTCACCGGCTGCACTATGGGAGAGTTCTTCCGCGACAACGGTATGCATGCCGTGATCGCCTATGACGACCTTTCCAAGCAGGCCGTTGCTTATCGTCAAATGTCGCTGCTGCTGCGCCGTCCGCCGGGCCGCGAAGCTTATCCCGGCGACGTGTTCTATCTTCACTCTCGTCTTCTGGAGCGTGCCGCGAAGCTCGGCGATGCTTCCGGCAAGGGTTCGCTCACCGCGCTGCCCGTCATCGAGACCCAGGCCAACGACGTGTCGGCCTACATTCCGACCAACGTGATTTCGATCACAGACGGCCAGATCTTCCTCGAAACGGATTTATTCTATCAGGGCATCCGTCCGGCCGTTAACGTTGGTCTGTCGGTGTCGCGCGTGGGCTCATCGGCGCAGACCAAGGCGATGAAGAAGGTCGCCGGCAAGATCAAAGGTGAACTCGCCCAGTATCGCGAGATGGCCGCCTTCGCTCAGTTCGGTTCCGATCTCGACGCCGCCACCCAGCGTTTGCTCAATCGCGGCGCTCGTCTGACGGAGCTGCTCAAGCAGCCGCAGTTTTCGCCGCTCAAGATGGAAGAGCAGGTCTGTGTGATCTGGGCCGGCACCAACGGTTATCTCGATGCACTTTCGATCGACAAGGTGAGGCCGTTCGAAGACGCCCTGCTTGCGACGCTGCGCACGCAGAACGCAGGCATCCTGGATGATATCCGCAGCTCGAAAGATCTCTCCGACGACACCGCAGGCAAGCTGAAGGCCGTCGTCGAACAGGTGCAGAAGACGTTCCTCTAA
- the rsmI gene encoding 16S rRNA (cytidine(1402)-2'-O)-methyltransferase has protein sequence MSRPDDDSDADQGIGASRRIVQRIVGEVARLDMRAMPAGLYIVATPIGNLADITLRALHVLSHADVVYCEDTRGSARLLQHYGIQAQTLPFHEHNEDAERARVIARLKAGGRVALISDAGTPLIADPGFKLVRACGQEGLPVFPIPGASALVTALCAAGLPTDQFTFAGFLPPKQAARRTRLSDLKSVPGTLVFYEAPQRAAQSLFDMAEVLGERQAVVARELTKLHEELARGALKALADDFTKRDVKGEIVVVVGPAEALPVDDDAIAAQLKVALASMRLKDAAAAVADALGVAKSRVYAIGLKEKDEHADEE, from the coding sequence TTGTCGCGCCCTGACGATGATTCGGACGCAGACCAAGGTATCGGTGCCAGTCGGCGGATTGTGCAACGCATCGTCGGGGAGGTCGCACGTCTCGACATGCGGGCGATGCCCGCTGGACTCTATATCGTGGCGACTCCGATCGGCAATTTGGCTGACATCACACTGCGCGCACTTCACGTGCTGAGCCACGCAGATGTGGTTTACTGCGAGGACACGCGCGGTTCTGCGCGCCTTTTGCAGCACTACGGCATACAAGCACAAACTCTACCTTTTCACGAACATAATGAGGATGCGGAACGCGCGCGCGTGATCGCGCGTCTCAAAGCCGGCGGGCGGGTTGCGCTGATCTCCGATGCGGGCACGCCATTGATCGCAGATCCCGGCTTCAAACTCGTGCGCGCGTGTGGGCAAGAGGGGTTGCCGGTATTTCCCATCCCCGGGGCGTCCGCGCTCGTTACGGCACTATGTGCGGCAGGTTTGCCAACCGATCAATTCACTTTCGCGGGGTTTCTTCCGCCGAAGCAAGCCGCGCGACGGACGCGATTGTCAGACCTAAAAAGCGTGCCAGGAACACTTGTATTTTACGAAGCGCCGCAGCGCGCGGCGCAGAGCTTGTTCGACATGGCAGAGGTACTCGGTGAGCGCCAAGCCGTCGTTGCTCGTGAGTTGACCAAGCTTCATGAAGAACTGGCGCGCGGCGCGCTGAAAGCGCTGGCGGATGACTTCACCAAGCGCGACGTAAAGGGCGAGATCGTCGTTGTAGTCGGGCCGGCGGAAGCGTTGCCCGTGGACGATGACGCGATTGCCGCCCAGCTCAAGGTCGCGCTGGCTTCGATGCGTTTGAAAGATGCGGCAGCCGCGGTCGCAGACGCGCTGGGCGTTGCGAAGTCCCGCGTCTATGCCATCGGTCTCAAGGAAAAAGATGAACACGCGGACGAGGAATGA
- a CDS encoding F0F1 ATP synthase subunit delta, translated as MATNDTIVEGMAGRYASALFDLAKEASSIKEVEADLTAFGKLLDESDDLRRMVRSPVISADDQARAMTAILEKAGIGGLAANFFNLITKNHRLFAAADMIKGFGALAARDRGEVTAQVTSAVALNDAQVEELKATLKGSVGKDVALDTHVDSGLLGGMIVKIGSRMIDSSLKTKLQNLKVSLSGQGT; from the coding sequence GTGGCAACGAACGACACAATCGTTGAAGGAATGGCGGGTCGTTACGCATCCGCACTTTTTGATCTGGCCAAAGAGGCCTCGTCGATCAAGGAGGTCGAGGCCGATCTGACGGCTTTTGGCAAGCTGCTCGACGAGAGCGATGATCTGCGCCGCATGGTGCGCTCGCCGGTGATCTCGGCTGATGATCAGGCACGTGCCATGACGGCGATTTTGGAGAAGGCTGGGATCGGTGGTCTCGCAGCCAACTTTTTTAATCTGATTACGAAGAACCATCGATTGTTTGCCGCAGCGGACATGATCAAAGGTTTCGGCGCTCTTGCGGCTCGCGACCGCGGCGAGGTGACGGCCCAGGTGACCAGCGCCGTTGCCCTCAACGATGCGCAAGTCGAGGAGCTTAAGGCGACGCTCAAGGGGTCGGTCGGCAAGGATGTTGCCCTCGACACCCATGTCGATTCGGGCCTGCTCGGCGGCATGATCGTCAAGATCGGCAGCCGCATGATCGATTCTTCGCTCAAGACCAAACTCCAAAACCTCAAGGTCAGCTTGAGCGGTCAGGGCACTTAA
- a CDS encoding F0F1 ATP synthase subunit epsilon: MAGTFKFELVSPERVLLSVDAEQVVVPGSEGDFAVLPGHAPVIATLRPGVLDVAAGGAKMRLFVKSGFADVNPERLTVLAQKAYNVDEMTAAIVADELKLAEAELADAPSDEARTAADTLINELRKISAKAA, translated from the coding sequence ATGGCAGGCACTTTTAAATTCGAACTCGTTTCGCCAGAGCGCGTTCTGCTCTCGGTCGATGCCGAGCAGGTCGTGGTTCCCGGCTCCGAGGGTGACTTCGCGGTTCTTCCCGGGCATGCGCCGGTTATCGCAACGCTTCGCCCCGGCGTTCTCGACGTGGCGGCAGGCGGTGCCAAGATGCGGCTGTTCGTCAAGTCGGGCTTTGCGGACGTTAATCCTGAGCGTCTCACGGTCCTGGCCCAAAAGGCTTACAATGTTGACGAGATGACAGCAGCGATTGTCGCCGACGAGCTGAAGCTTGCAGAAGCCGAGCTCGCTGATGCGCCGTCGGATGAAGCGCGTACTGCGGCCGATACACTGATCAATGAACTACGCAAGATTTCTGCCAAGGCGGCTTAA
- a CDS encoding ribbon-helix-helix domain-containing protein encodes MKKNLPEVRLMCRILSSQPASAFAYQTRSVRLGGHATSIKLEAAFWEILEEIAAELNKPLGRFLTELHDEVIYISGDTHNFTSLLRCACLTYLSEIRGRPDAISMLEDKPRRLFDGPLEAAE; translated from the coding sequence GTGAAGAAAAACTTACCGGAGGTTCGCCTGATGTGCCGCATCCTATCGAGTCAACCTGCTTCGGCATTTGCCTATCAGACGCGATCGGTTCGTCTCGGCGGTCACGCCACGAGCATAAAGCTCGAAGCCGCGTTTTGGGAAATTCTCGAAGAGATTGCCGCTGAGCTGAACAAGCCGCTGGGCCGCTTCCTGACCGAACTGCACGACGAGGTGATTTATATCTCCGGCGACACCCACAACTTCACGTCGTTGCTGCGCTGCGCTTGCCTCACTTACTTGTCCGAAATCCGCGGTCGTCCCGATGCGATCAGCATGCTCGAAGACAAGCCGCGCCGATTGTTTGATGGTCCTCTCGAAGCAGCGGAATGA
- a CDS encoding penicillin-binding protein activator, protein MPTAKPAAASLAILLAAAISAGCGSNVGSPGATASIDGQTAQGALLTPKVPPARVALLLPLSGFGEPAQIARGMRQAAEMAMFEANGTSIQLIVKDDGANAEGARQAANAAISEGAEVILGPLLSKAAGGAAEVARPSRIPVVSFSNDPTIAGNGVYLMSFLAADEVTRVIDYATQHGKRRFAALIPANAYGQTVEQPFRDALTAAGAELATAEIYQPDASGLQEGAKRVVAKIQAAEAAGKPIDALFLPTGPDEIAQLAPFFGYAGLDTKKVKLIGTSAWDIPFNGRDTALSGAWYASTDPQSWALFAQKFQANFGQQPPRLATLAYDAVRMTIELSQNPPPARFGDAYITRPNGFVGVDGTVRFGADGKARRGLAVLEVQKDRSVVIDPATGARVPPPTANPVISSATP, encoded by the coding sequence ATGCCGACCGCCAAACCAGCAGCCGCATCACTGGCCATTCTGCTTGCAGCCGCAATCTCGGCTGGATGCGGTTCCAATGTCGGTTCGCCGGGCGCAACGGCTTCCATCGACGGTCAAACCGCCCAAGGCGCGTTGCTGACGCCGAAGGTGCCGCCCGCCCGCGTGGCTCTTCTGCTGCCGCTTTCGGGTTTCGGCGAACCCGCGCAGATTGCCCGCGGTATGAGGCAGGCCGCCGAAATGGCGATGTTCGAAGCCAATGGAACCTCGATCCAGCTCATCGTGAAGGACGACGGCGCGAATGCCGAAGGCGCGCGCCAAGCTGCCAACGCCGCAATCTCTGAGGGCGCGGAAGTCATCCTGGGGCCGCTGCTGTCGAAGGCCGCAGGTGGCGCAGCGGAGGTGGCGCGGCCCTCACGCATTCCGGTCGTGTCGTTTTCCAACGATCCCACCATCGCTGGCAACGGCGTCTACTTGATGAGCTTCCTCGCGGCTGATGAAGTCACCCGCGTCATCGATTACGCGACCCAGCACGGCAAGCGCCGGTTCGCGGCCCTCATTCCCGCAAACGCCTACGGCCAAACCGTCGAGCAGCCGTTTCGCGATGCGCTAACGGCAGCCGGAGCAGAGTTGGCGACAGCGGAAATCTATCAACCAGATGCCAGTGGCCTGCAGGAAGGCGCCAAGCGCGTGGTGGCCAAGATCCAGGCGGCTGAGGCCGCAGGAAAGCCTATCGACGCGCTCTTCCTACCGACCGGGCCCGACGAGATCGCTCAACTCGCGCCTTTCTTCGGCTATGCTGGCCTCGATACGAAAAAGGTGAAACTGATTGGCACGTCGGCTTGGGACATCCCCTTCAATGGCCGCGATACCGCGCTGTCGGGCGCTTGGTACGCCTCAACGGATCCGCAATCCTGGGCATTATTCGCGCAGAAATTCCAGGCCAACTTCGGCCAGCAGCCGCCTCGGCTGGCGACACTCGCTTATGACGCGGTGCGGATGACGATTGAACTCTCTCAAAATCCACCGCCCGCTCGCTTCGGCGACGCCTACATCACCCGACCCAACGGCTTTGTGGGCGTTGATGGCACGGTTCGCTTTGGCGCCGACGGCAAAGCTCGGCGCGGGCTCGCGGTTTTGGAGGTTCAGAAAGACCGCTCAGTTGTCATCGACCCGGCAACTGGTGCGCGCGTTCCGCCGCCAACCGCCAATCCCGTCATATCGAGCGCGACGCCTTAA
- a CDS encoding gluconate 2-dehydrogenase subunit 3 family protein: MRLIDKTPKVDRRSFLASTGAAALVVTSTSVMCPTESWGLEAQNLKPETVRTLIKMSRDIYPHDQLADKYYAVAVKGMDSKSADGAPLKTTLEEGVAKLDESAKAAHGVAYADVGWEHQRVALLRAIESDPFFQAVRGDLVVSLYNQKELWPIFGYEGESASKGGYIKRGFNDIDWL, from the coding sequence ATGCGATTGATTGACAAAACGCCGAAGGTCGACCGGCGGTCGTTCCTTGCGTCAACGGGCGCTGCCGCGTTGGTGGTAACGTCCACGAGCGTGATGTGTCCAACAGAGTCGTGGGGTCTTGAAGCGCAAAACCTCAAGCCGGAAACAGTGCGCACGCTCATCAAGATGTCTCGCGACATCTACCCGCACGATCAGCTCGCAGACAAATACTACGCTGTCGCCGTAAAGGGCATGGACAGCAAATCAGCAGACGGCGCGCCGCTCAAGACGACGCTTGAAGAAGGCGTCGCGAAACTCGATGAATCCGCCAAAGCCGCTCATGGCGTGGCCTACGCCGATGTCGGCTGGGAGCATCAACGCGTAGCTCTGCTGCGCGCCATTGAAAGCGATCCTTTCTTCCAAGCCGTGCGCGGAGACCTTGTCGTCTCGCTCTATAACCAAAAAGAGCTGTGGCCGATCTTCGGCTACGAGGGCGAATCTGCCTCGAAAGGCGGCTACATCAAGCGCGGCTTCAACGACATCGACTGGCTGTGA
- a CDS encoding YraN family protein, protein MTRTPANAHAKGKNDKSREGSRVARLKALARGEAAEAVAALSLRLKGYRILDRRFKTKVGEVDIIARRGGCVAFVEVKQRATRALCEAAVTDETRTRVRRAAEVWLARHHRFNDDELRFDVIFVIPRRWPEHLIGAL, encoded by the coding sequence ATGACACGGACGCCTGCAAACGCACACGCTAAAGGGAAAAACGATAAGTCGCGCGAAGGATCGCGTGTTGCGCGGCTGAAGGCGTTGGCGCGTGGAGAGGCTGCGGAAGCCGTGGCCGCTTTGAGCTTGCGCCTCAAAGGCTACCGGATCTTGGACCGGCGTTTCAAAACCAAAGTCGGCGAGGTTGATATCATTGCGCGTCGCGGCGGATGCGTTGCCTTTGTTGAGGTCAAACAACGTGCGACTCGCGCATTGTGTGAAGCTGCCGTGACGGATGAGACCCGGACGCGGGTACGCCGGGCAGCCGAGGTGTGGCTCGCCCGGCATCATCGCTTTAACGATGACGAATTGCGTTTCGACGTGATCTTCGTAATTCCGCGACGGTGGCCCGAGCACTTGATTGGGGCTTTGTAA
- a CDS encoding GMC family oxidoreductase, with translation MPAPYKTDDDSVVVVIGSGAGGGTVGTELALLGVDTVILEAGKRYTIEDFVNDEWESFGQLAWLDERTTSGNWRVHKDFAGLPAWIVKSVGGSTIHWAGASLRFQDHEWKAKTTYGDIAGANLLDWPIDGKEMAPWYAKAEDRMGTTRTNGIEGLPGNNNFKIMKAGADKLGYKECSTGRMSINSAPRDGRGSCQQIGFCFQGCKSGAKWSTLYAEIPKGEKTGKLEVRSECHVTRIEHDDKGKVTGVVYFDKDGKEQRQKARAVCVAGNSIESPRLLLNSASNMFKDGMANSSGQVGRNYMRHTTGSVYGIFEKPVHMYRGTTMAGIIQDEARFDPKRGFVGGYEFETLSIGLPFMAAFLDPGGWGRGFSAAMDGYSHMAGMWIVGEDMPQANNRVTVHADKKDKFGMPIPDVHFDDHENDDNMRNHAYKQGAALYEAVGATRTFPTPPYPSTHNLGTNRMSADAKDGVVNKNGQTHDIKNLFVSDGSQFTTGAAENPTLTIVALALRQAAYIRDQMAKGEI, from the coding sequence ATGCCGGCACCTTACAAAACAGACGACGATAGCGTGGTTGTAGTCATTGGCTCAGGAGCCGGTGGCGGAACGGTAGGCACGGAACTGGCGCTACTTGGCGTCGACACCGTCATTCTCGAAGCCGGAAAGCGCTACACCATTGAAGACTTTGTCAACGACGAGTGGGAGTCATTCGGGCAGCTCGCCTGGCTCGATGAACGCACCACATCTGGCAACTGGCGCGTTCATAAAGACTTCGCCGGTCTTCCAGCCTGGATCGTGAAGTCAGTCGGCGGCTCGACGATCCACTGGGCTGGCGCCTCGCTCCGCTTCCAAGATCACGAGTGGAAAGCCAAAACGACTTATGGCGACATCGCGGGCGCCAACCTGCTCGATTGGCCCATCGACGGAAAAGAGATGGCGCCGTGGTATGCCAAAGCAGAAGACCGCATGGGCACCACGCGCACCAACGGCATCGAAGGCCTGCCAGGCAACAACAACTTCAAGATCATGAAGGCTGGTGCCGACAAGCTCGGCTACAAGGAATGCAGCACGGGCCGCATGTCCATCAACTCCGCGCCGCGTGACGGTCGTGGTTCATGCCAGCAAATCGGCTTCTGCTTCCAAGGCTGCAAGTCCGGTGCAAAGTGGTCCACCCTGTACGCGGAAATTCCCAAAGGTGAAAAGACCGGCAAACTCGAAGTGCGCTCGGAGTGCCACGTTACCCGCATCGAGCACGACGATAAGGGCAAAGTGACCGGTGTCGTCTACTTCGACAAGGACGGCAAAGAGCAACGTCAGAAGGCCCGCGCCGTCTGCGTCGCCGGTAACTCGATCGAAAGCCCGCGTCTGCTGCTCAACTCCGCCTCAAACATGTTCAAGGACGGAATGGCGAACTCGTCGGGTCAGGTCGGCCGCAACTACATGCGTCACACCACGGGATCTGTGTACGGCATCTTCGAAAAGCCGGTTCACATGTATCGCGGTACGACGATGGCCGGCATCATCCAGGATGAAGCGCGCTTCGATCCCAAGCGCGGCTTCGTCGGCGGCTACGAGTTCGAGACGCTCTCCATCGGCCTTCCGTTCATGGCAGCGTTCCTCGATCCCGGCGGTTGGGGCCGAGGTTTCTCCGCCGCAATGGATGGCTACTCGCACATGGCTGGCATGTGGATCGTTGGCGAAGACATGCCTCAAGCCAACAACCGCGTGACCGTCCATGCCGACAAGAAGGACAAGTTCGGGATGCCGATCCCCGACGTGCACTTCGATGACCATGAGAACGACGACAACATGCGCAACCACGCCTACAAACAAGGCGCGGCCTTGTACGAAGCCGTTGGCGCCACGCGCACGTTCCCGACGCCACCCTATCCGTCTACGCACAATCTCGGAACCAACCGTATGAGCGCGGATGCCAAGGACGGCGTGGTCAATAAGAACGGCCAGACGCACGACATCAAGAATCTGTTCGTGTCGGATGGCAGCCAGTTCACGACCGGCGCTGCTGAAAATCCCACGCTCACGATCGTTGCGTTGGCATTGCGGCAAGCCGCCTACATTCGCGACCAGATGGCGAAAGGCGAGATCTGA
- a CDS encoding Flp family type IVb pilin: MISHFLRDETGATAIEYAIIAALISLGIISALYGVRDALNNGFATVSNGFHS, from the coding sequence ATGATCAGCCATTTTCTGCGCGACGAGACGGGTGCCACAGCAATTGAATACGCTATCATCGCTGCCCTGATCAGCCTTGGCATCATATCGGCGCTCTACGGCGTACGTGACGCGCTCAACAATGGATTTGCTACTGTCAGCAACGGCTTCCATTCCTGA